A region from the Triticum aestivum cultivar Chinese Spring chromosome 3D, IWGSC CS RefSeq v2.1, whole genome shotgun sequence genome encodes:
- the LOC123079070 gene encoding probable glutamate carboxypeptidase LAMP1, which yields MSRPDAASLLSPSPPPFKPHRRGRLLPSILAVLAAAAALFLLAVLRSPPTPSPNLGSLFLSLGSNNTAASHLRALTLHPHVAGTKANSLTAAYVLHAFSSLSIPSHITPYSVLLSYPVHRSLSLSAGPGRAAKSFSLTQDTYPSDPYARAAAEVTPTFFAYSASGSVSAEAVYANYGREEDFAYLSSRGVDVAGRVALARYGRIHCEDIVHNARAAGAAAALVYPDPLEYGGSAGEGSFPDSRWLPPSGVQVGSLFRGVGDPTTPMWASSEGCERVSVEDAMATDDMPGIPALPVSARDAAEIQQVLGGAEAPADWQGRDGSPVYRLGPGPAVLNLTYQGNDTMATIENVFAVIEGAEEPDRYVILGNHRDAWTFGAADPNSGTAAMIELAQRFSMLQKQGWRPRRTIIFCSWDAEEYGLTGSTEWVEENREMLSTRAVAYLNIDVSVVGPVLLPSTTPQLDELLLETIKLVQDPDNSSQTVYDSWVKANASPKIQRLGNGGSDYAAFVQHVGIPSTNLIFGEGPGYPVYHSLYDDFVWVEKFADPGFRRHVAAASIWGIMALRLADEEIIPFDYMSYTTELEAYTKVVEKETEGTTVSCSPLYNSIRALKKAATKVNSERKDIQRELSSKQLSKDSMRIRGLNDRLMQAERAFTNREGIFKQAWYKHLIYGPSEQNDWDTASYPGIADAIATARSSNTSASWKLVQHEVHRVARAVAQASAVLSGSLT from the exons ATgtcccgccccgacgccgcctccctcctctccccctcgcctCCGCCGTTCAAGCCCCATcgccgcggccgcctcctcccctccatactcgccgtcctcgccgccgccgccgctctcttcCTCCTGGCCGTCCTCCGCTCCCCGCCGACCCCGTCCCCCAACCTcggctccctcttcctctccctcggcTCCAACAAcaccgccgcctcccacctccgCGCGCTCACCCTGCACCCCCACGTCGCCGGCACCAAGGCCAATTCCCTCACCGCCGCCTACGTCCTCCACGCCTTCTCATCCCTCTCCATCCCGTCGCACATCACGCCCTACTCCGTCCTCCTCTCCTACCCCGTCcaccgctccctctccctctccgcggGGCCCGGCCGCGCCGCCAAGTCCTTCTCCCTCACCCAGGACACCTACCCCAGCGACCCCTACGCGCGCGCCGCGGCCGAGGTGACCCCGACCTTCTTCGCCTACTCCGCCTCCGGGTCGGTGTCCGCGGAGGCCGTGTACGCCAACTACGGCCGCGAGGAAGACTTCGCCTACCTCTCCTCCCGCGGCGTCGACGTCGCCGGCAGGGTGGCGCTCGCGCGGTACGGGAGGATCCACTGCGAGGACATCGTGCACAACGCGCGCGCGGCGGGCGCCGCGGCCGCGCTGGTGTACCCCGACCCGCTGGAGTACGGCGGCTCGGCCGGGGAGGGGTCGTTCCCCGACTCGCGGTGGCTGCCCCCGAGCGGCGTGCAGGTGGGGAGCCTGTTCCGGGGCGTGGGCGACCCGACGACGCCGATGTGGGCGTCGTCCGAGGGGTGCGAGCGCGTGAGCGTGGAGGACGCCATGGCCACCGacgacatgccgggcatcccggcGCTCCCGGTGTCGGCGCGGGACGCCGCGGAGATCCAGCAGGTTCTGGGCGGGGCCGAGGCGCCGGCCGACTGGCAGGGCCGGGACGGCAGCCCCGTGTACCGGCTTGGCCCAGGGCCGGCCGTGCTGAACCTGACGTATCAA GGCAATGATACGATGGCAACGATTGAGAATGTCTTCGCGGTGATCGAAGGCGCAGAAGAGCCGGACAG ATATGTCATCCTGGGAAACCATCGCGATGCCTGGACATTCGGAGCCGCCGACCCCAACAGCGGAACAGCAGCTATGATCGAG TTAGCGCAAAGGTTTTCGATGCTGCAAAAGCAAGGATGGAGACCTCGGAGAACCATCATTTTCTGTAGCTGGGATGCAGAAGAGTACGGGTTG ACAGGATCAACTGAATGGGTTGAAGAAAACAGGGAGATGCTTTCCACAAGAGCTGTTGCATATCTGAATATTGATGTTTCGGTAGTCGGTCCGGTTTTACTCCCATCGACAACTCCCCAACTTGATGAGCTACTCCTTGAAACAATTAAACTG GTTCAAGATCCCGACAATTCATCTCAGACGGTGTATGATTCATGGGTCAAAGCCAATGCGTCTCCCAAG ATTCAACGACTAGGCAACGGGGGATCAGACTATGCAGCATTCGTCCAACATGTTGGCATTCCATCAACCAACTTGATATTCGGAGAAG GGCCAGGATATCCTGTTTACCACTCTTTATACGATGATTTTGTGTGGGTGGAGAAGTTCGCGGACCCTGGGTTCCGCAGGCATGTCGCAG CTGCTAGCATCTGGGGAATTATGGCTTTGAGACTTGCTGACGAGGAGATCATACCCTTCGATTACATGTCCTACACCACCGAGCTTGAG GCATACACAAAAGTAGTAGAGAAGGAAACCGAGGGGACGACTGTCAGTTGTTCCCCGCTGTACAACTCGATCAGAGCTCTGAAAAAGGCAGCTACCAAAGTTAACAGTGAGCGAAAG GATATTCAAAGGGAACTGTCAAGCAAGCAGCTGAGCAAGGACTCGATGAGGATCCGGGGACTCAACGACCGGCTCATGCAGGCAGAGCGAGCCTTCACTAACCGGGAAGGCATCTTCAAGCAAGCCTGGTACAAGCATCTG ATCTACGGACCGTCGGAGCAGAACGACTGGGACACCGCGTCCTATCCCGGCATAGCCGACGCCATAGCCACGGCGAGGAGCAGCAACACCTCGGCGTCCTGGAAGCTGGTGCAGCACGAGGTTCACAGGGTCGCCAGGGCCGTGGCACAAGCATCCGCCGTGCTCAGCGGGAGCCTCACATGA